A region from the Aquila chrysaetos chrysaetos chromosome 15, bAquChr1.4, whole genome shotgun sequence genome encodes:
- the SCARA3 gene encoding LOW QUALITY PROTEIN: scavenger receptor class A member 3 (The sequence of the model RefSeq protein was modified relative to this genomic sequence to represent the inferred CDS: deleted 1 base in 1 codon), translated as MPRAGAIEDEPAGGEEEEMPTFSYRPSGRARTSCSRCQKNLSLQTAVKVLYVFSILLIVAVTVLAALVFKKVDSISNDISSAQTYYEKKIISIQEDLQGLDEKTSGNCSLCHETGQLSQEITKLQGELEEIQKMLLVQEILLDRTSQTHNQLSSTSNKITSEVDNCSFSIRQVNESLGQFLAQVGGWQVVTSQLDNSLKGLAQERYDVRAAMQQMNFTLGQTSDWIQVIQRKTDEETLTLQKIVTEWQNYTRLFGGLRATSSKTSELVKSIQGSIGAAARQVGQNSESMHDLVLQVMGLQLQLDNISSFLDDHEENMNDLRYHNRYTQNRTAERFETLEGRMTSHEIEISTIFANINATDSHVHSMLRYLDDVRLSCTLGFHTHAEELYYLNKSLSLVQGTTDLLRERYSLLSARLDFDIRNLSMVMEEMKVVDVRHGEMLKNITILRGVPGLPGPRGLKGDVGVKGPPGSEGEKGDVGSLGSPGPQGPPGPPGPPGPQGERGPLGLKGFPGLKGTKGSFGQSGSRGQGGPKGDPGPPGPAGVPGPVGPPGPQGKPGLPGTPGAVGQAGPTGPKGDPGLRGPPGLPGPPGPPGQ; from the exons ATGCCCCGTGCCGGAGCCATCG AAGACGAGCCAgcgggaggagaggaagaggagatgccGACCTTCAGCTACCGACCGAGCG GCAGGGCACGGACCAGCTGCAGCCGGTGCCAGAAGAACCTCTCCCTCCAGACGGCTGTCAAAGTCCTCTACGtcttctccatcctcctcaTCGTGGCCGTGACTGTGCTGGCTGCCTTGG TGTTCAAGAAAGTCGACTCCATCTCCAACGACATCAGCTCAGCCCAGACTTATTACGAGAAGAAGATCATATCCATCCAGGAGGACCTCCAGGGGTTGG ACGAGAAGACCTCGGGGAACTGCTCCCTCTGCCACGAGACAGGACAGCTGAGCCAGGAGATCACCaagctgcagggagagctggaggaGATCCAGAAGATGCTGTTGGTTCAAGAAATCCTGCTCGACCGGACCTCCCAGACCCACAACCAGCTGTCATCCACCAGCAACAAGATCACCAGTGAGGTGGACAACTGCTCCTTCTCCATCCGGCAGGTCAACGAAAGCTTGGGGCAGTTCCTGGCCCAGGTTGGGGGCTGGCAGGTGGTCACCTCCCAGCTGGACAACTCTCTCAAGGGCTTGGCCCAGGAGCGCTACGATGTCCGAGCAGCCATGCAGCAGATGAACTTCACCCTGGGACAAACCTCCGACTGGATCCAGGTCATCCAGAGGAAGACGGACGAGGAGACGCTGACGCTGCAGAAGATCGTCACCGAGTGGCAGAACTACACCCGCCTCTTCGGCGGGCTGCGGGCCACCTCCTCCAAGACCAGCGAGCTGGTGAAGAGCATCCAAGGCAGCATTGGCGCAGCAGCTCGGCAGGTCGGCCAGAATTCGGAGAGCATGCACGACCTGGTGCTGCAGGTGatggggctgcagctgcagctggacaACATCTCCTCCTTCCTGGACGACCACGAGGAGAACATGAATGACTTGCGCTACCACAACAGGTACACGCAGAACCGCACCGCCGAGCGCTTCGAGACCCTGGAAGGTCGCATGACGTCCCACGAGATTGAGATCAGCACCATCTTCGCCAACATCAACGCCACCGACAGCCACGTCCACAGCATGCTGCGCTACCTGGATGATGTGCGGCTCTCCTGTACCTTGGGCTTCCACACCCATGCTGAGGAGCTCTACTACCTGAACAAATCCCTCAGCCTGGTCCAGGGCACCACGGACCTGTTGCGGGAGCGTTACAGCCTGCTCAGCGCCCGCCTGGACTTTGACATCCGCAACTTGTCCATGGTCATGGAGGAGATGAAGGTGGTGGACGTCCGGCATGGGGAGATGCTGAAAAACATCACCATCTTACGAG GTGTGCCGGGCCTCCCGGGCCCCCGCGGCCTCAAGGGCGACGTGGGCGTCAAGGGCCCCCCGGGAAGCGAAGGAGAGAAGGGCGACGTGGGCAGCCTGGGTTCGCCGggaccccagggaccccccggccccccgggaccccccggCCCCCAGGGTGAAAGGGGTCCCCTGGGCTTGAAAGGCTTCCCCGGCCTCAAGGGCACCAAGGGCAGCTTTGGGCAATCCGGCTCCCGGGGACAGGGGGGACCCAAGGGAgaccccggc ccccccgggcCGGCTGGGGTGCCGGGGCCAGTGGGACCCCCCGGACCGCAGGGCAAACCGGGActccccgggacccccggggCTGTCGGCCAGGCTGGCCCGACGGGGCCTAAGGGTGACCCCGGTTTGCGAGgacccccggggctgccgggcccccccggccccccaggACAGTAA